GTGAAATAATAATATGCATATTCAATTAGTTGCCATCTTCAAATAAATAGTTacccccaaaatgaaaattctggcaTATTGCACTACCAAATCTCACATATTGTCTTTGTTTCTTGACATTTGTTCCTGGTCATTATAAACTGTAGAATAAAATAGTGCATGTTGAAACGTGTCTCGGCAGGCTCCCAGCACTAATTCGAGGCAGCGATGTGGACAGATACTGGCCCACAGCTGATGGCAGATTAACAGAGTACGACATTGATGAAGTTGTGTACGAGAAAGATTCAGAATACCAGAACATCAAAATCTTGCACTCACGGCAGTTTGGCAATATGCTCATTCTCAATGGAGATGTCAGTAAGTttacagggtcacattttatttatctGTATTCATGTCTAAGCTTCCGTGGCTCACTTTTCAgcgaatttttatattttttaacatatttgttCAAAttacttattattaataataaatatactcAGAAACAGCTGCTGTTACTGTCTCCCCTTTTATTATTTCGTATAAAAGTGTGTTTATGTATCATGATTGTGTCTCAGATCTAGCAGAAAGTGACCTGCCCTATACTCAGGCCATTATGGGCAGTGGAAAAGAACACTATGCTGGAAAAGAGGTACTTATTCTGGGAGGAGGAGATGGTGGGATTCTGCACGAGGCGGTGAAGCTTAAACCAAAGATgatcaccatggttgagatatCCTTTATGAAAAGATTGACTGCAACTAACAGTGTTCCTTATCcattggtaaagcattgcgttagcagctcAAGTCATGACTTTGTCTCCCAGGGGACACAAAGtaataacttaaataaatttGCCTAGCAAATGTTTGAGTAATAACATTTGCTGTGTCCTGCCCCAAAAACACGCAGTCCTAGAGCATGTTCATTCAATAAGAATGCAATGTTATGCAGGCTTGAATTTGTTACTAAtgtatattagggatgcaccaatattcaattcaattttatttatgtagcgcttctcacaattgttaattgtttcaaagcagctttacatgaatagatgtaggggaaaacacagaaaaatcgatagATAACATGagaagcagaatacagcggctaagattaaaccgtacaagcaatATTACATTTATGTGCCGATACTGATATTCGATTACTTAGAATGACATCTATTCTGATAGATAGTTTTGCTTTTACTGCTGATGTATTATGTTATGAAATCCAGAAGTGCAGAGTGAACTAAacttatagtgatcatatataattatttctcagtctctttataagaatacaaccagaaatacaggaaatgtgtatgtagtattaaaaaaagtataaaagtataagctgaagggtaaactcccctttcacttgagcaatagcaggcagctgcaggatctcttaaacctaaattaaattaaatcctaatttctaattctaatcgaatgacttcaggacttcagtctcctcaaaaaagctcaagatgtgttttgtgCCAAGAGAGGTAACACTTATGCCCAAAGAAGagatttagttctgaaaattgttttgtttttaattttgtgtacatatttcctgtattttctgtttgtatcttaataaaaagagtgaaaaataaatatgaatggacattaaaactttgctaaaacaacaaagctggtgatggtgcaTACGACTTTTGCACAGCACTGTAAGTCAGTATACAACATGTAATCAACCAATGCAGTAATCACTTCTGTTGTCATTGTGACCCAATTCAAAATACTAACACAGTATAAGATCTGATGCGTTTTTCACCCCTTTTGATTGCCAGGATACAATCGGCCGATGTCCGATAGTGAgaacaaatgcttttatctgccgAGACCAATTATAGGCTAatatatcagtgcatccctaatgtatatgtatatgatatatattccatttaaatatttacaatcCTTAACTAAACCTTTACATTGATGAGCTGGTGATTGATGGATGCCGGAAGCACATGAGGAAGACGTGTGGGAATGTTTTAGATAACTTGAAGGGAGATTTTTATGAGGTAAGGATTTATCTATCTTGGCTTTCTGTCATAACCATTTGTCAGTTAATTAACATATTTCCTTAATATATGAAGTTTTAATAGGGTCCATGTTCTAGTTTTGAGACATGACGCATGTAATACATACGTTAAAGGAAATTACCCACACCTTGGGGCTACTGCCAGGTTTCTCATTTAACAGTGAATGTGTATTTCTCACATGTATATATGACCTTATTTTCTTTCAGATTTTGGTTCAGGACTGCGTTCCTGTACTTAAAAAGTTTGTCGAACAAGGGAGAACGTTTGATTACGTCATCAATGACTTGACAGCTGTTCCCATCTCTACAGCACCTGAGGAGGGTTAGTGTCTGCTGCTTACACCCTACTAAATGTATCCATTTGTTCCAGTAAACTGTTGTTTGTTCTGTTGAAGGCTTCTGAATATATCATATACCCTATAGGTATGTAAGgttatttatacaacagttctttctggttcttgAATCATTCCCCCACTGGTCATTTGTAGAATGAGTGAGGGAAGTGTGAATCAGCCATACGGTCACTCACATATCTGTGACTGGAAAAGCCTCCAACAGAACGAATGGGCACACGCTCTCACATTCAGTTGTACAAACCCTGTTTTAAAAGATTTTCCGTGTCTTAATCACTAGTTCCCTAGGTCGTGAATCTGCAGATAAATTAATCATCCCTATTCTCTTCGAATATCAGAGCTATTGAAGTGTAAGCTTTTGAGGGGGTTGTGAGATTGTGTCTCATAACGTGGACCATTAAAATACACTTAGTGAATAGTGCAATAAAAACAATCATTCTCTCTTTATCTGGAGCATCTGTTTACACTGTTCCCTTCTCAAAGTGCCCTTGAAAGGGAGCAAAAACACATCTTGGAATGAGCCCAGTATAGAcggcagtaacaacataaataagcggctgtcgtggtccgcacgtaacttccggtaaactccgctaagaataaacaacaacaaagttctttaaacgtagtttatttatataacaagcaaaaaatcaacgcatagattacctaggaaaccaaaacattagttattttcgacgaggcatttgttcaagagatcagtttagcaactagtcagaccataaaaaacccccgaaaccggaagtaaagttcggatccagacgtgtatcgcgtcagcgcacgtgcgttttatgaaaccgtctatacagggGCTTGGGGACTGGTAAGACACTGGCTTACTACTTAGGGACACTTAGAGACTTATTTTTCGGTAACGTGTATTAAAACCCCTTTTCTGTCACCCACCCCTTTTAAGTGTGTGGGGGGAATTTgatgttcactttcaaatgaatataactctggcatttttttgtctagaagcctaatcttggtcttgttttaaagaagacaatttaagGTTTACCAAGTGTCTGGATATGaaaatattaaacagaaaaaatgttatagcagtttaaatttcttttaataaacaaaaataattccataacatattaattttattaataaaacaataaaaatgtaaatatttcaaaaaagaaataatgcAAAAATGAAGCCATAAGTCTCAAGTTGTTGTGACTCAATTTTCAAGGTAAAATCccaaaaaatgaggtttgtgtgactttttttgtcgttttaccaacaaaggccactaggtgtcaacggtttgctgcaaattaaaaaataactgtcactgcattattattactgctaaaatgttttgaaatatgaaaactacaggcttggagctttccaatgatatatagtttgtcaacatatttgaagatttataatatgatattagaattatgaatatataaaattaatatgcattcctatggggggtggggtcatgtaactaaaaactgtcactacattatttctatcatcagatgaccttgaaatatgaaaactacattctgagagctttccagtgatatatagtttatcaagattttttaggtttagagtaggggtttagtgttataaatatgtaaaatcaaATTGGGCCTACCTGTTGGCCCttgacattttagaaactgaGTCTCACTACGTCATAATTCTCCCAAAATGGTGAGGATATATGAAAACTaaactcttagagctttccaatgatatatagtttgtcatgattggataagaattcacatgGAAAACACTGAAATAAACGTAGGCGCCCCGCTGGCaagacagtgacatttagcaggatataaatgttttgaggcgcactctcgtcataaatgaatcaattactctcccttcataatttattttataaaacactgctgaaatatgtattctagaggcttagacctttccaacaatatatagtttgtcgtgatagattaacatttacctcTACAATATTGAAGTAAAAACAGGTGTCCCGTATACGGGACGGCGACAGTAAAGGGGTTAAAACACGAGATGACACCATAAGCATCACGCAGAAACAGCACCTCTTCGACGAATTTTTAAAAACTggttaaagtaaaatataaaaaaactattATTCTGTTTTATGTAGCAAAAACAAAGTCCAGTAAAAAGACAGTGCTCTAGTACTGCGTtaagattatataaaaaaatctatttagtaTATTTAAGTTATAGATATTAACTTTTTACCTCCGCcaaaacaataataacaaatgagagatttaatttgaataaaagaaacaaataatATATTCATGAGACCAAAGACTGTTGGCTAGAAatatattgaaaccaaactgaacctcattttgaccatcaaacacAGATACATCAGAGCCAGCGGAAATGTATTTGTCCGAGATCAGGCTGTAAGGTTAGCAAGGTAGGCGAACGCTGACGCCCGCTGTTCGCGCCTGGAACTCACATGTCCGAAGCAAAATCTTTGAATCTTTACTTATCGAGTGcatatttgaatattatacatatatattatctactgaactaatcttaaaactccATTTTGTGACCCAGAAACagtaatattgaaaaacagCTATTACATCTATTGAGTTATTATGACAACGGCTGAAAGTTACCTGTCTTTCTGAGCTTCACGTCCATGGCAgaagaaagtagttcctcaAAAGAGACTTTAAAgacgttgttgttttctagttttcttttttttaatgagatTTGATGGACCGTTTTTCACTTGAGATGTGATAAAAGGGGTGTGGTTATTTGTTTATACTGTAGCATTGAAGCTGCTTCTGTAAGATATTGTATGGACAATCTCATCTgtaaatgtggatgttaatCCCAAAACTGACAGTGTGAACGTATTTCTAGCATTgccaaataatttatttaaataaaaattttgggTGAGCCCTGAAtcaaatagtttaaaaacagtAATATAATCTGTATCCTTTCTTAGATTCAACGTGGGAATTCCTGAGACTCATTCTTGATCTTTCCATTAGAGTTCTCCGACCTGGTGGGAAGTATTTCACACAGGTGAAGTTTtacttgtttttattgttttgaaatCTAAATCTATCAGTTTttaagaaacatgttttattttgtgcctgCAGGGTAACTGTGTGAATCTGACTGATGCGCTCAATGAATATGAAAAGCTGTTGGGGAGACTTTCATGCAAAGTGGACTTTTCCAAAGAGGTGGTCTGTGTGCCGTCTTATATGGAGCTGTATCCTTTTTAAAATACCTTGAAGTTTTTCATGTGTGCCTACAATGTGTTTATGCCGTTTCAGCTCAAAACACCTCACAGATTATTTGTTATAACATGTCCAAAAGTTGTGTGCGAGCAAAAAAGcgctgttttcatgtgtgtacctttaaatgcaaatgagctacatcTCCTCCAACccccttaccaacagacagtgagcgcttttgTTTAAagtagatctgattcctgtgaatacagtctgaaaCAATAGTAGCTTTAGCCACATTAACGCCCACAATGTGCTTacaaaagcttttgggtaaaataaaCCAGTCGGTCAGTGTGCTTTatttgtgtgatgtcacatttaCAAGAGAACCAAATTTGTCTAATGaaactgctttggtttaatggggattaaaaaaggacggtagatttttttattgtaggattgtgttcacacactgccaatacacatttttgtccaaaagaggattttgcataatatataccCTTTAAAATCTGTAAAAGACTATCTTGGTAATTTTGCTGCAGTAGTATTTCTCATAGGGcaatggttctcaaacttttccgGCGTGCGCTCCACTGTGTAGAGTGCATAACTTTGTGCCcacaaacttaaaatttgaattaaacaaaacatattaaattacacaatgtagtgctgttgtaATGTAGCCttattatttttaggtttaattacacagaatttaggATAGATTCGTGTATAACTTTAAGGGGAGGTTTCCCGTATTGGGATtagtttaaaccaggactagccgtcagtttaattattaaatataaatagttttataaaacaTGCATTACTAAAAACTTTACTTGTGTGCAcgttgaggcaaaacaaagggcactgatgtattttaagatatgtcagtgcaagttgtttaatccctgtccgggaaaccgccccttaatggCAGTAAACTGGGGCCCCTTGGCACCATCTCAGGGCTCCCCAGGGGGCCACGTCCCCCAGTTTCAGAACCACTGGCCTAGGGCACTgaaaatcaaaaatgcaaaacatttctctaaaaaacattttttgttgcatTTCATCCCTGCCATTAGGTGTCAGTGTTAGTCCAAGATACTGCTGTATTATCAGCTGATTTTAATAAAGCATGCAATTATTTACTACTCCTCTGTTTAAGCTAGTTAAACCTTTGAGTTAAAGCTTAATCCACTTTTAAATTTGTGTTGATTAGATTTTTTCCAGTCTATTAAAATTCAGAGAGTTATTTTCAAGATACGATCTATATAACATTTCTCTCACATAATGGGAATTGTTCCTTAACACGTTGACACAGGTGGGTGTTTTACACTATCTGGAAGAAGTAATGTCTCTTCCTCGTCGCTCTCTCCTCCAAGTCCTGCCGGAATGTGAAGACCTCTCCCTCACCCTCTGATGCACTTAGGGGAGACATGCACATCTCTCTCCAAGCACTGTTTCTGTTTCTACTGTCCGTTCACGTTCAGATATGAACAGCcttcttgtttttttaacatggcTATTTGCAGTTTGTGAAATTAGAGAGATcctaattttgtttgtttaccaaTGTTGGTTTGATGTTGTTTGCGTGGGACCCCGGGGGGCGCTGTGGGTGCAGTGTGTGAGTGGACACTGCTGATGAATCTGAAGCATTTGGACACATTTCTGTCTTTTGCCTATGAGGATGGgctgttttttatttcttttcgaATCCCAGACGAGACAGAAAGCTCTTTTCTGATTTTACAATGCTCAATTTGTGTTTTACTGTAGAATTTTTTTGCCTTTTGCGTTTGAATTTGTTTGCATCGTTTTGTAGCAGTGGCTTGAGTGTGACTGAACTCATGGTGCTTCACAGAGAGGATAATGATGATGGTGTTGCATTTTGGGACTGCATCAGATGGTCAATTGAAGCAGAAGCCCCTAAATTTGTCTTAAAAGGGAAAAACCGTTCCTGCTGTGGCAATAttcattatttttgtttttttcctgaACTGtgaatgtttcatttttttaatgattactAGGTTCATAGTAGGTTTGCCTGCttgatgttgttttttgctttgaTTTTTGTTCTATTACGAAGAGTTTTTACTGAATGTAGGCCATTTAGATGAATGCTTTTTATCCATAAAATGCTTCgttgtattatttatttgattttatttcaCCATACACCAGTGATCCTGCCCTGAAAAAATAACGTGTGTTAATGAGAGTGATAAACATCTATTAAACAGTTGAGgagaaaatgtcttgtttttttgtctgtTCTAATGCCTGAATATACACATTCCACATTTTGTAGAATAATATTAAGAAAAGATTAATAGCATCCAGAATAAATGAAaactatattatattttaacatcTCCAATATAGTTTGACGAAAATTTGCTAAATTGTACTCTTGCCATTTTATTAAGCAGCTTACATTTTCACCTCGGCAGGCTTGTTAAGCAACACTGAAGGAATTAACACTGAAGTGTTAAGCAACACTgaaggaataaaaaaataaatatatatatatatatatatatatatataaaataaatgaaagtaaattaaacattttctagaaAGGTAATTTCAAACCTTTgaacataaattaaaatatttttaaatcatgagaaacttttaatgaaaaaatcgtttaacctttttattttgcattacgtCATATTATTTCAGGCCCGTTTACGTGCTTAAGGAAAAACGCTGGATCCTTCTGTTAGTTGTAGTTGTTTCCGTGAGCGTTGCCATTAGCGTCAGTACTCATAACCAGTTACAATGAATACATTTCCCATCATGCACTGTGCGAAAATACTGGTGGGCGGAGACTACTGTGGGAACGTAGATTTTTGTACCTGTCTGCTGCTGAGCTAGTCTGATTTACCGTTAATTTGTTTAGTGTGCGACTGTTCTGTTTATATAAAAGGACTCGTATGTTGCAAGGAGAAGTAGACGCATCGCGCGCTGACAACTTTTCCTCACACCATGGAGAAACAGTTGCATTTGAATTTGCTAGCTTCCAAACCTCCTATGGCAGGTTTGCAGTCGGGGTCTAAAATAAGAATGGGGTGAGTTTACACCTTAATCATATGCTTGTCAACAACGTCGAAATATTATGTTTAGATCAGAGAACAAAGGGTGTTTTATCGCTACTAACGTTAGCTGTCACGAGCTAGGTTTATGTGTGAGTGTAGTGCGTACCTCCGTTTTTGATGTGTTTAACTGTTTCAAAATATCGCACGAAATGTTAAATATAACTTACTTCATGCTAAAACCATTTAcattgaagagtttggttgtCTCTGATCTAACTCTTGTTTTGCACGGAGATCTTGTCCAATCTCTGTCTCATCCAACCACTGCAATCACGACTCAGTGTAGCGGGCGTGCTTCCCATTGATGCTCGTCTTAACACCTTATACATGAGCTGTAGATCTCTTTGCTCATCTGAACTAGTTAACTTTTGACTACCTGACATGTTTGACGCTGTGGCTATACGCAAAGCACCATGAGAAAGtctttaaagtccccatgaaatcgaaataaaagtttttgactTTAGTTTAAATATGTTAGGATTAACAATACTTACAAATGTCAATGTTTTGTAGCACACTGTTTATGAGGCATTCAATACTTAACAGTCTTAACAAAACGTTTCAATATGGATCAACTAattttatgacatcattctgcactAAACGCTATTGGCTGTTTTTAAAGGAGGTGGAGCCACTCATTATTTCCCGCcccaacttcctgtttcagtgtGAATTGTCAATGAACAGAACCGAGCTGCACTTTTAATTGGGTCTTTTATTCACGGATGACTATATTTCTCTTCTTTATGCAGGCCAGGAAGAAAACGAGATTATTCCCCCCTTCCCTGGAGTCAGTACTTTGAAACCATTGAGGACGTGGAGGTGGAAAATGACAACAACAAAGAAATATCCTTTGTTTTAGTCTCTAGCTGGACTTTGGAATATACTTGGATGTTTTTCTATATTCTTTCTGTATATCATTCCTTTACTCCTCTGTACACATTCAGAATTTACAGCAGTGGCTCTATTGGTCCAGTGTTGCTGCTGCTTCATGGAGGAGGTCATTCTGCACTTTCCTGGGCCGTCTTTACTGTGAGTTTCTTGTAtccataaaccaatacatctaCATATGTGTGTTATAATATTTAATACTGCCTGATGTCTGCACTTTTATATTCGTGACATTGAttgatgtttttatgtttagtCTGTTATATGCAGCAGGATTAACTGCAGGGTTGTTGCTATCGACCTCAGAGGACATGGTGAGAAATGACAGCACAGGCCATCAACATACATACAACACAAAATATCTAAAGATATGTGATATATAATTTACTTGTAATCATTTTTTTGTAATCtacatttaattttacataaaattctcctaaaaaaaaattatgtggaAAAATAACCTCAATATCAATATGTTGACAATATGTAAAGCAATGCCAAAGATTGAAATCCATGAGTGAAATCTAATTTTGATGCGCCGACTTTAGGCTGGATTTCACAAACAGGGACACGTATTTTAGTCTCTCATATTTTCTATAAAATTCAGGTGATACTAAAGTAAAGAACTCCGATGACCTCTCTGCTGAGACAATGGCAAAGTGAGTACACATTCATCAGGAGGTCTTTACAATTGATGTATGTAAAAGGTCCTAATTCATAACTTCTACTGTACTTTCTCTTAGGGATATTGGAAAAGTAGTGGAGGCACTTTATGGTGAAAACCCACCCCCTATCATGATGATCGGTCACAGTATGGGTGGAGCAATAGCAGTTCACACTGCCGCAGCCAATCACGTGCCATCACTCCTTGGTCTTTGTGTAATTGATGTAGTGGAaggtaagtttttttttttgtcaatggCCTGTGAAACTTTGTTTCTATGTGCAACATGATAAAAGGCATATAGGAATTAGTGCAGAGGATACTTGCACTAGTTACCATACAGTTAGATtatatctgtgtgtgtgatACTTATATCccaataataaactttattgtACTTTTTTTAGGTACAGCAATGGATGCCTTGAACAGCATGCAAAACTTTCTGAGAAGTCGACCAAAAACCTTTAAATCTGTGGAGAACGCTATTGAATGGAGGTAAGTAGtctttgttaaaaaataatgtgtactaaaaaaaatttgacGCATCTGATGGAAAACTCAAGCTATTTTGAATATTAAAAGATCTGTATATGCAAATATATAACAGTTTCTACACATTGATTTGTTTGATCGGGAGGTTTACTGTTTGTTACAAATTTTTCATACCAGTGTAAAAAGTGGTCAAATCAGGAATGTTGAGTCTGCACGGGTGTCCATGGTTGGACAGGTAAAAAAGTAAGTCTTCCATAGTAATGGATCCTTTAATTAGCCTATAAAAGCatatgtatgttttgagaaatCTGTCAATTTGGTTGGTCTTTGTTCAGTAATGTGTTTGAATGTTTAGATGTGAGGAGCCCTTAAGCAGTCCAGGGGTCTCCAAGAGCATCGTTGAAGGAATTAttgaagaagaagaggaggaggatgaAGAAGAAACCGAATCCAACCACAAAAGGAGAAAAGAAGATGATCAAGAAGTAGTACACGttttcaaaacaaataacaACTTTGCAAATGGAGCTTAGATTTCTTTATTACATGAATGACACATTAGAAAGGAAACAGTGGTTTATTAAAAACTCCATGGAAAACTGATTTGTTATATACAGCGGataaaataagtattgaacactttttttttattaagtacaTTTCTAAAGGTGCTACCGAGATCAAAATCCGTGTGATCCATACGTGCAAAGAAGTAAAACTATAGATGTCCATAAATTAAGCTATGTGTAATCATGGAAAATGACAGGCAAAAGTATTGGATTCCTGAAGAAAAGGAGGTGCAAAAAGGCATGGAAAGCCAAGATAGTCAGTAATAAAAAGCAATCCTGCCCTTGTCAATGCAAATAATAACAGCTGTTTCAGTCTTAACTGATGGTGTCTCATTACCAAGGTGTCATGCAAGAAACATCTCATGATGGGTAAAccctaacacaaacacacagccaGGGAAACACCCAATGGGCATGTTAAATCTTATGTCATGAATCGCTTCCGGGTCCAACCGATCTCAAATGCCATAGCGAAATAACAAAACAATCATGCTAACATACACTCATATCATAATGCAAAAGTCccaaaattagaaaaaaaataaagctgcTAGAATGACACCTCCAATCGACATGTGTGTCCAGTGGTGGCTACCATATGcattttgcaattcacaattttaccactagatgccactaaaatttacacatacGACCTTTAATTTATGGACAGATATTTTTTGCATGTGTAAATAGCATGGGTTGTTGCCAACATCCGGtgaaaattttgtgtcaatagcacCTTTATAAATATGTTAATTGAAAAATGGTGACGTGTTCAATATTTAACTGCTGTATGACATTGTGCACACTTTTATTATGCTATCTTATACAACCTTTAGTGTGATACATGACACTGCAATAATTGTAATTACAATAATGACTTTCTGACTGGAATTTATTTCACTTCAGataataaaatgtgttgtttttccatTTGAACTTGCagataaagaaagaaagtttgTACACCTGGCGTATTGAAttgtcaaagacagagaagtatTGGGAAGGCTGGTTTAAAGGACTGTCTGCTCTGTTTCTAAGCTGCGGTGTGCCAAAATTACTTCTGCTGGCTGGTAAATGAGCTGTAACATTTCTCCTTACCTTTTACAATGGTAGATCAAATTAGACATCTCATTAGTTTGTCTCTCACAGGCGTTGACAGGCTTGATAAAGATCTTACTATTGGGCAAATGCAAGGTAAGACTATTTTGACTGTTGCCTGCTCATCAGGAAAGCAGAGTACAGCAAAAGTCACATGGCTTTGGTCAGAAATTGCTCATATCCTATGTGATATTTGTTACAGGAAAGTTTCAGATGCAGGTTCTTCCACAGTGTGGCCATGCTGTTCATGAAGATGCCCCAGAAAACGTATGTCTGTTTTATAGTCCTAAAATATAAGGGAATTTGAAATGAATGATTTTCAGGCTTGAAAAATTGGAAAAAGATATAATAACTAATTATGGTATAATGGCTTATATTAGAATCCTCATATTACCATTTCTGCTGTAGTTTATCTTTGTAGGTTATCttgttgttttatgtattgCAGGTAGCTGATGCTCTAGCCACCTTTATGGTCCGTCACAAATTCACTGAATTTAAGGAGGGCTTCCCATGGTAAGAGTTTATGCGTTGATGAAGTTGTATCAGAGAATGATTTGTGTTTGAATAGTTTGTTGTAACTTTTGCACTTGTGTTATTTGCTTTCACAGACGCTGTTGAGTCTCCACCTGTAGTCTTCATCCAGTTTCATGTCATCCTCTCCGCCGTCTTGCTCTACACCAGGGATTACAGTACAACCAAAACCATGGCAACGCCTCTGCTGCAATATCATTCTTAGCATTTCGTTCTTAAATTATATTCAGTTTTGTATGTCTTTCTGTATATTTGCTGTAGTCACTATTATTATAATGAACATTTTGACAAGATAAAttgataataaaataataataatttaataaaggtatgtacatttacattttttatttccgCCTA
This sequence is a window from Misgurnus anguillicaudatus chromosome 9, ASM2758022v2, whole genome shotgun sequence. Protein-coding genes within it:
- the sms gene encoding spermine synthase isoform X1; the protein is MAVRHYTLDLKLTAPVDVSATVHGLQSLFQEQEMTETIHDSEGHGYLATFIGKNGRFAILRMHSHGLVTFDLQCLEGDDVAQVDNVSYKNLLNALENKLKALLDGNIQRIKRLPALIRGSDVDRYWPTADGRLTEYDIDEVVYEKDSEYQNIKILHSRQFGNMLILNGDVNLAESDLPYTQAIMGSGKEHYAGKEVLILGGGDGGILHEAVKLKPKMITMVEIDELVIDGCRKHMRKTCGNVLDNLKGDFYEILVQDCVPVLKKFVEQGRTFDYVINDLTAVPISTAPEEDSTWEFLRLILDLSIRVLRPGGKYFTQGNCVNLTDALNEYEKLLGRLSCKVDFSKEVVCVPSYMELWVFYTIWKK
- the sms gene encoding spermine synthase isoform X2 gives rise to the protein MAVRHYTLDLKLTAPVDVSATVHGLQSLFQEQEMTETIHDSEGHGYLATFIGKNGRFAILRMHSHGLVTFDLQCLEGDDVAQVDNLLNALENKLKALLDGNIQRIKRLPALIRGSDVDRYWPTADGRLTEYDIDEVVYEKDSEYQNIKILHSRQFGNMLILNGDVNLAESDLPYTQAIMGSGKEHYAGKEVLILGGGDGGILHEAVKLKPKMITMVEIDELVIDGCRKHMRKTCGNVLDNLKGDFYEILVQDCVPVLKKFVEQGRTFDYVINDLTAVPISTAPEEDSTWEFLRLILDLSIRVLRPGGKYFTQGNCVNLTDALNEYEKLLGRLSCKVDFSKEVVCVPSYMELWVFYTIWKK
- the ppme1 gene encoding protein phosphatase methylesterase 1, whose protein sequence is MEKQLHLNLLASKPPMAGLQSGSKIRMGPGRKRDYSPLPWSQYFETIEDVEVENDNNKETFRIYSSGSIGPVLLLLHGGGHSALSWAVFTSVICSRINCRVVAIDLRGHGDTKVKNSDDLSAETMAKDIGKVVEALYGENPPPIMMIGHSMGGAIAVHTAAANHVPSLLGLCVIDVVEGTAMDALNSMQNFLRSRPKTFKSVENAIEWSVKSGQIRNVESARVSMVGQVKKCEEPLSSPGVSKSIVEGIIEEEEEEDEEETESNHKRRKEDDQEIKKESLYTWRIELSKTEKYWEGWFKGLSALFLSCGVPKLLLLAGVDRLDKDLTIGQMQGKFQMQVLPQCGHAVHEDAPENVADALATFMVRHKFTEFKEGFP